A single window of Metallosphaera hakonensis JCM 8857 = DSM 7519 DNA harbors:
- a CDS encoding FAD-dependent oxidoreductase, whose product MKVVVVGSGPAGLYSALTASERGAKVSLIEKSDKLGGTCVLYGCIPSKAMMFPLSLSYSSSKFGKTIDFSYGELEGFARNVTQRVSKGVEYMLESAGVEVITGRATMRSGKINVNGQTIDADSVIIAIGTNKPQFPGTIASDDLHFLERDFQSVLLVGGGVGGVEYGWLLNMAKKRVTIVEREDLLLPGHDLDLRQSVTSFFKRLGIDVRTRSEAKIGDDVKINGRSEKFDIVVFTFGRRPSLEGFEEIKGDKWVNVDEFMRTNVNNVYAAGDVTGSFTAHEAIHKGIVAGLNATGEKRTYDGTAVPKILYTHPEIAYVGSTEGKCVKLNMTEVVRAVTERSTEGFIKVCADETGILKGGVAFSERAEDIISVLAILIRLRVKLEDAKNLIFPHPSYLEGLWEALRRFKS is encoded by the coding sequence ATGAAGGTTGTTGTAGTAGGCTCAGGCCCGGCTGGACTTTATTCCGCATTAACTGCGTCTGAAAGGGGAGCTAAAGTTTCCCTAATCGAGAAGTCCGATAAACTGGGAGGAACTTGTGTCCTCTATGGTTGCATCCCGTCTAAGGCTATGATGTTTCCATTGAGCCTAAGTTACTCCTCATCAAAGTTTGGGAAGACAATAGACTTCAGCTATGGAGAATTGGAGGGCTTTGCAAGGAACGTCACTCAAAGGGTGAGTAAGGGGGTTGAATATATGCTGGAGTCGGCTGGAGTGGAGGTAATCACGGGGAGAGCCACGATGAGATCAGGGAAAATAAACGTGAACGGTCAGACGATTGATGCAGATTCGGTGATAATAGCTATTGGAACCAACAAACCTCAATTTCCTGGAACCATAGCCTCAGACGATCTTCATTTTCTAGAGAGGGACTTCCAATCAGTCTTACTAGTAGGGGGAGGAGTAGGAGGAGTAGAGTATGGATGGTTACTTAACATGGCCAAGAAGAGAGTTACCATCGTAGAAAGGGAGGACCTACTATTGCCAGGTCACGACCTTGACCTAAGACAGAGCGTTACTTCCTTCTTCAAGAGGCTTGGAATCGATGTCAGAACCCGATCTGAGGCCAAAATTGGAGACGACGTAAAAATCAATGGGAGAAGCGAGAAGTTTGATATTGTTGTGTTTACCTTTGGGAGAAGGCCTTCCCTGGAGGGATTTGAGGAGATTAAAGGAGATAAATGGGTGAACGTCGACGAATTCATGAGAACCAATGTAAACAACGTCTATGCTGCTGGAGATGTTACTGGTAGCTTCACTGCACACGAAGCCATCCACAAGGGTATTGTCGCAGGACTCAACGCAACTGGAGAGAAGAGAACTTACGACGGAACAGCGGTTCCTAAGATCCTCTACACACATCCTGAGATAGCTTACGTTGGATCCACAGAGGGAAAGTGCGTTAAACTAAACATGACTGAAGTCGTGAGAGCAGTGACAGAAAGATCAACCGAAGGTTTCATCAAAGTGTGCGCGGATGAGACTGGAATATTGAAAGGAGGAGTAGCATTTAGTGAAAGGGCTGAGGACATAATCTCGGTACTTGCAATCCTGATCAGATTGAGGGTTAAACTGGAGGATGCTAAAAATCTGATCTTCCCTCATCCGTCATACTTAGAGGGTCTCTGGGAAGCATTAAGACGTTTCAAGTCTTAG
- the cyoE gene encoding heme o synthase, which translates to MATSISARLIYYAKLSKPRIIWLLDLAALSGAFLSGKLMPLNIIAVLIGGTLASAGSMIINEGIEIDKDKVMKRTSKRPTVMGYVSQKEAIYVGVALLTLGTLAGLLDNLLTSFFILLGGLVYVLIYTVWLKPRSPLNIVIGGLAGSAAAWAGFASTTSSFTISSLLLGLLIFMWTPGHFWALALKFKEDYSRAGIPMLPVIMSETFSAKMIAVSNALMIPFALALSIYSGIVYGIVAAVLSAIQMYFSIRLMKNPTGEEAWRSFKFSSPYLAILLILIIITRLI; encoded by the coding sequence TTGGCGACTTCGATTTCAGCTAGATTAATTTATTACGCAAAGTTAAGCAAACCCAGAATAATCTGGTTACTGGATCTGGCTGCCCTATCTGGTGCTTTCCTTTCAGGTAAACTTATGCCATTAAACATTATCGCAGTTTTAATTGGAGGTACTTTAGCTTCGGCTGGCTCCATGATAATTAATGAGGGGATCGAGATCGACAAGGATAAGGTAATGAAGAGAACCTCTAAAAGGCCAACCGTTATGGGCTACGTTTCACAGAAAGAGGCAATTTACGTTGGAGTCGCATTGTTAACTTTAGGGACTTTGGCTGGCCTTCTAGATAACCTGCTTACTTCCTTCTTCATTCTTCTGGGTGGGCTGGTTTACGTCTTGATCTATACTGTCTGGTTGAAGCCTAGGAGTCCTTTGAACATTGTGATCGGAGGCTTGGCAGGAAGTGCAGCCGCTTGGGCAGGTTTCGCTTCAACAACCTCATCCTTTACAATATCTTCTCTTCTTCTGGGTCTCTTGATATTTATGTGGACGCCCGGTCATTTCTGGGCTCTGGCCCTCAAGTTTAAGGAGGACTACTCTAGGGCGGGCATACCCATGTTACCTGTCATAATGAGCGAGACCTTTTCCGCAAAGATGATAGCTGTATCTAACGCGTTGATGATTCCGTTCGCCCTTGCCCTCTCAATTTACTCTGGAATTGTCTACGGGATAGTGGCTGCCGTGCTTTCAGCGATTCAAATGTATTTCAGCATTAGGTTAATGAAGAACCCCACAGGAGAAGAGGCGTGGAGATCCTTTAAGTTCTCCTCTCCATACTTAGCGATTCTATTGATCTTAATTATAATTACAAGGTTGATATAA
- a CDS encoding B3/4 domain-containing protein: protein MRIVVDERCSTMGIFIKHTEVVGISNGFNSFEAEIRALKEKLEGEDVEKLKDNPLVKAYREFYWRIGIDPTKVRPSGEALRRRIVRTGNLPRINNIVDAGNVVSAETLISIGIYDLDQVKGEPKLTLSVGGEKFEGIGNKVEVLSQGIPIMIDEEGKVMHIFPYRDSILTSVRSATKNVLIVGGGVKGISPSLVEEAVFRVGGLLSRIGGKIVHEVQ from the coding sequence ATGAGAATAGTTGTAGATGAGAGATGCTCGACCATGGGGATTTTCATCAAACATACCGAGGTAGTGGGGATTTCAAACGGGTTCAATAGCTTTGAAGCGGAGATAAGAGCGCTAAAGGAGAAGCTGGAGGGAGAGGATGTGGAGAAGCTTAAGGATAACCCATTGGTTAAGGCTTATAGGGAGTTTTACTGGCGAATCGGAATAGATCCTACAAAGGTGAGACCCAGTGGTGAGGCCTTAAGGAGAAGAATTGTGAGAACGGGAAATCTACCCAGAATCAACAATATAGTTGATGCCGGTAACGTAGTAAGTGCAGAGACCTTAATTTCTATAGGAATATACGATCTGGACCAGGTCAAGGGCGAACCTAAATTAACTCTAAGCGTTGGTGGAGAGAAGTTTGAGGGAATAGGAAACAAGGTTGAGGTTTTATCACAGGGGATTCCCATTATGATAGACGAGGAAGGCAAGGTCATGCATATTTTTCCATATAGGGACTCAATACTCACAAGCGTGAGATCCGCGACAAAGAACGTATTGATAGTTGGAGGGGGCGTAAAAGGGATTTCCCCGTCGCTTGTTGAGGAAGCAGTTTTTAGGGTAGGGGGTCTGTTAAGTAGAATCGGAGGTAAAATTGTCCATGAGGTCCAGTAA
- the tldD gene encoding zinc metalloprotease TldD: protein MHELLKRAEDRGATFSDIRLYDVEELSLFASESLKQVSSLGKDKGGSLRVLFQGNWGYAYFSDLSQDIVKTAMDSAYGDERVNIVMLPPLHNNIKISPKSPVNKSPEEIMADVVKLRDAILGSDPRIRSINVRFNSSKVHKEYYSSEDREITLDFELTYLSVRAIAREGNVVASASTSVATYLGYPFEVFDVNDVVETVKRRVENQLKGKTPRGGDSDVVLAPDVVGVFSHEALGHLAEADLATNGILGNLRGRKIAEDFVTVIDSGKSDLPMAHGVLPYDDEGVESRDVKIVDKGKVSEFLVDRYYAAYLGEKPTGNARAEDFRSPVLVRMRNTFMLPGDRTKEELIQEVKEGYLLSSPLGGQTGPDGTFQFGIQEGYKIEKGEVTEPLRNVGIAGYTLETLGRITGVSKDFDIWPGFCGKGGQSVPVGTGGPYIKVRVKVGQVE, encoded by the coding sequence TTGCATGAACTTCTGAAAAGGGCCGAGGACCGGGGAGCCACGTTCTCCGACATTAGGCTCTACGACGTAGAGGAACTGAGCCTCTTCGCCAGTGAGAGCCTTAAGCAAGTATCTTCTCTTGGTAAAGATAAAGGAGGTTCCCTGAGAGTCCTATTCCAAGGTAACTGGGGGTATGCTTATTTCTCGGATCTTAGCCAGGATATTGTAAAAACTGCAATGGACTCGGCATATGGGGACGAGAGAGTTAACATAGTAATGTTACCCCCTTTACATAACAATATTAAAATATCTCCCAAAAGCCCGGTAAATAAGTCACCTGAGGAAATCATGGCTGACGTAGTTAAGCTTAGGGATGCAATCTTGGGTTCTGATCCCAGAATTAGGAGCATAAACGTAAGGTTTAACAGTAGTAAAGTACACAAAGAATATTATAGCTCAGAAGATCGAGAGATAACTCTTGATTTCGAGTTAACCTATCTTTCTGTTAGGGCCATCGCAAGAGAAGGAAACGTGGTGGCATCAGCCAGTACATCGGTAGCTACCTATCTTGGTTATCCATTTGAAGTGTTCGACGTTAACGATGTAGTTGAGACCGTGAAGAGAAGGGTGGAAAACCAGCTTAAGGGAAAGACGCCGAGGGGAGGGGACTCAGATGTGGTTCTAGCTCCAGATGTAGTGGGGGTGTTCTCCCACGAGGCTTTGGGTCACCTAGCTGAGGCTGACCTAGCGACCAATGGAATCCTAGGAAATTTAAGGGGGAGAAAAATAGCCGAGGATTTCGTAACAGTAATTGACTCAGGTAAATCAGACCTACCCATGGCCCACGGCGTGCTACCCTATGACGATGAAGGAGTAGAGTCAAGAGATGTTAAGATAGTGGACAAGGGAAAAGTATCGGAATTTCTTGTGGATAGGTACTACGCAGCATATCTCGGTGAAAAACCCACAGGAAACGCCCGAGCTGAGGACTTCAGGAGTCCTGTACTAGTTAGGATGAGAAACACGTTTATGTTACCTGGGGATAGGACCAAGGAGGAACTAATACAGGAAGTAAAAGAAGGCTACCTACTGTCGTCGCCCCTAGGAGGGCAGACTGGTCCTGACGGAACATTTCAATTTGGAATTCAGGAAGGCTATAAAATAGAGAAAGGAGAAGTAACTGAACCTCTTCGTAACGTGGGTATAGCGGGATATACCTTGGAGACTCTAGGAAGAATAACTGGAGTATCCAAAGACTTCGATATATGGCCTGGTTTCTGCGGAAAAGGAGGGCAGAGCGTACCTGTTGGAACGGGAGGCCCGTATATAAAGGTCAGGGTTAAGGTGGGGCAAGTTGAGTGA
- a CDS encoding homoserine dehydrogenase, whose product MRSSNWKVLLLGYGNVGKALRRMIRERASMMGLNVRIEAVVNRSGIMIGDGEHFVKSNEGTPLDALNQVSPDLVIDVSSANYENGEPSISLYREAITRGIGIITANKAPLALKYGEIVDLAHRHGVPIGFQATVMSGTPSINLIRLMAGSYVTKIRGILNGTTNYILTRMDQGLSYDQALKEAQEKGYAESNPEHDVNGFDAAAKLTILTNFAMNKRISIKEVKFSGITEITQSMVSEARNESKKFKLIAQSEGNVTKVSVMKVGVDDPLFHVDGVMNALDIHSDIQEVTIVGPGAGPQNAAFGVFSDLVLISKGLI is encoded by the coding sequence ATGAGGTCCAGTAATTGGAAAGTGCTTCTCCTAGGCTATGGTAACGTAGGCAAAGCTTTGAGAAGAATGATAAGGGAGAGAGCGTCCATGATGGGGCTGAACGTAAGAATCGAAGCCGTAGTTAATAGGAGTGGAATCATGATAGGAGATGGGGAACATTTCGTAAAGAGTAATGAAGGCACTCCATTGGATGCCCTTAATCAAGTAAGTCCTGACTTAGTAATAGATGTTAGTTCAGCTAATTACGAAAACGGCGAACCATCCATCTCGTTGTATAGAGAAGCAATAACAAGAGGTATAGGAATAATCACAGCGAACAAAGCCCCACTAGCCTTGAAGTATGGTGAAATAGTAGATTTAGCTCACAGGCACGGTGTACCCATAGGGTTTCAAGCAACAGTGATGAGCGGTACACCCTCAATAAACCTCATTAGGCTGATGGCTGGCTCTTACGTAACCAAGATTAGAGGTATATTGAATGGGACTACAAACTACATTCTCACCAGAATGGATCAGGGCCTAAGCTACGATCAAGCCCTAAAGGAAGCTCAGGAGAAAGGATACGCGGAGTCCAATCCTGAACACGACGTTAATGGCTTCGACGCTGCAGCCAAACTGACAATATTGACGAATTTCGCCATGAACAAGAGAATCAGCATAAAAGAAGTGAAATTCTCTGGAATAACTGAGATTACTCAATCCATGGTTAGTGAGGCGAGGAATGAGTCTAAGAAATTCAAGCTAATAGCCCAATCTGAAGGCAACGTGACCAAAGTATCGGTAATGAAAGTTGGGGTTGATGACCCTCTTTTCCATGTAGACGGCGTTATGAACGCTTTGGACATTCATTCCGACATCCAAGAGGTAACAATTGTTGGTCCTGGGGCTGGTCCCCAAAATGCAGCCTTCGGAGTGTTCTCTGATTTAGTCCTGATTAGCAAGGGATTGATATGA
- a CDS encoding TldD/PmbA family protein encodes MYSLINKAKNLGLTGELYYVERSEYEVRKEKQYQAGSLRERGYGLRVFKDGQVGFAFATDPDLTLLDRALSALKVSERDENNVLPPVKKPTMLPLDKEGDPIEFVRESLKTLEELQESVNLVGVYASAGKIKVGVINTEGLDVSESRSHFQVGVMANYKDSSLVTPEIYESRSSRSPKDLDLTELKEETISKVRLTIDRVKLDSKPKRVVLNSKAVSELLYPLLAYSVNAENVYRKKSPLSVGEIYGNITVVDDPHDDKSDYSRSFDGEGQPTTQNVLIHNGEFKAILTNWYWSKKIGIRNSASAVRSFMTTPSIGTSSIRIQPNERQDYENEDLVIDQVQGVHTSNWDTGEFGVVVPVAWTIRNGDRKGVREVILSGDLKTLLKTAMGGVGDSKRVGPVVSPGIVIQGLGVVS; translated from the coding sequence GTGTATAGCCTTATAAATAAAGCGAAAAACCTGGGATTAACCGGAGAACTTTATTACGTCGAGAGAAGCGAATACGAAGTTAGAAAAGAGAAGCAGTATCAAGCGGGTAGCCTTAGGGAGAGGGGGTATGGACTAAGGGTTTTCAAAGATGGACAAGTGGGTTTCGCTTTCGCTACTGACCCAGACCTGACCCTGTTAGATAGGGCCCTCTCTGCACTCAAGGTATCGGAGAGGGACGAAAACAACGTTTTACCACCAGTTAAGAAACCTACCATGTTACCCTTGGATAAGGAAGGAGACCCAATAGAGTTTGTACGTGAGAGCCTAAAAACACTAGAGGAACTGCAAGAGAGCGTTAACCTTGTGGGAGTTTACGCCTCAGCGGGGAAGATTAAGGTAGGTGTGATAAATACGGAGGGATTGGACGTTAGCGAGTCAAGGTCTCACTTCCAAGTTGGAGTGATGGCCAATTATAAGGATTCGTCTCTCGTCACACCGGAAATATATGAGTCTAGATCGTCAAGATCCCCAAAGGATTTAGATCTGACTGAATTGAAGGAGGAAACGATATCTAAAGTTCGATTAACAATTGATAGAGTTAAACTTGATAGCAAACCAAAGAGAGTGGTGCTTAATAGTAAGGCTGTATCGGAGTTACTATATCCCCTCTTAGCCTATTCCGTGAATGCAGAGAACGTTTATAGAAAGAAATCTCCCTTAAGTGTAGGCGAGATCTACGGTAACATAACAGTGGTAGATGATCCCCACGATGATAAATCAGATTACAGCAGGTCATTTGACGGTGAGGGGCAACCCACTACCCAGAACGTCTTGATACATAACGGCGAGTTTAAGGCGATCTTGACCAATTGGTATTGGTCCAAAAAGATTGGAATAAGGAACTCAGCATCAGCTGTCAGGTCATTTATGACTACACCATCCATTGGAACATCCAGTATTCGTATACAGCCTAACGAAAGACAGGACTACGAAAATGAAGATCTAGTAATTGATCAGGTTCAGGGTGTTCATACCAGTAACTGGGACACGGGAGAATTTGGAGTAGTCGTTCCGGTAGCATGGACCATAAGAAATGGAGACAGAAAGGGAGTTAGGGAAGTTATTCTATCTGGAGACTTGAAGACTTTGCTGAAAACAGCAATGGGAGGTGTTGGTGATAGTAAAAGAGTGGGTCCAGTGGTTTCTCCAGGCATAGTGATCCAGGGGTTAGGTGTGGTATCTTAA
- a CDS encoding universal stress protein yields the protein MFKHILVAYDGSENAKRALNVALDLTKRYEAKLDVVEVVDTSVLLGAGIGPVPPDVIESLYNKARADIDGAKKIADQIGVKVEGVIVEGDPATAVMDYASKNGVDLIVTGSRGLSTIKRMFLGSVSSRIIHEAKMPVLVVK from the coding sequence ATGTTTAAACATATTTTAGTTGCCTATGATGGCTCAGAGAACGCCAAGAGGGCCCTTAACGTGGCATTAGACCTCACAAAGAGATATGAGGCTAAGCTCGATGTCGTGGAAGTTGTGGACACCTCAGTTCTTTTGGGAGCAGGTATTGGACCCGTACCTCCCGACGTTATAGAGTCACTCTATAACAAGGCTAGGGCTGACATTGATGGGGCCAAGAAGATTGCAGACCAGATTGGTGTCAAGGTAGAGGGGGTAATTGTTGAGGGAGATCCGGCCACCGCAGTTATGGACTATGCCTCTAAGAACGGGGTCGATTTAATAGTGACTGGTAGCAGGGGTCTATCTACTATCAAGAGGATGTTCCTGGGGAGCGTATCCTCCCGAATCATTCATGAAGCCAAGATGCCGGTTCTCGTGGTTAAGTAA
- a CDS encoding CopG family ribbon-helix-helix protein, which yields MNVEKISVALDKNTLARLQNKAESEGISRSKLVTMAVNEYLDELTGQNVEVIGILNIVYDEEAGEVTNSIEHQFEDSIISTLHVHVNEKLCMEAIAVKGKRSKLEELAKKLSSVKGVKKAKLLVSIEV from the coding sequence ATGAACGTTGAAAAGATTAGTGTGGCTTTGGATAAGAATACGTTGGCAAGGTTACAGAACAAGGCTGAGAGCGAGGGTATTAGTAGGTCCAAGTTAGTTACAATGGCCGTAAACGAATACCTGGACGAACTCACTGGTCAAAACGTGGAAGTGATTGGGATACTGAACATTGTGTACGACGAGGAGGCTGGTGAAGTTACCAACTCAATTGAACATCAGTTCGAGGACTCAATAATATCCACGTTACACGTTCATGTTAATGAGAAGTTATGTATGGAAGCCATTGCCGTTAAGGGGAAAAGGAGTAAATTAGAGGAGCTCGCGAAGAAATTGAGCTCAGTCAAGGGAGTTAAAAAAGCTAAGCTTCTGGTATCCATTGAGGTGTAA
- a CDS encoding L-threonylcarbamoyladenylate synthase: MIVLKVDPLNPEINLIRRAAEVIKSGGLVAFPTETVYGLGGNALNPRAAEKVFKAKRRPMDNPLIVHIADLNQLEEVAANLSSEVMEFAQKVWPGPLTFVLKRNPKVPLETTGGLETVAVRMPAHPVALQLIRESEVPIAAPSANLATRPSPTLAEHVIQDLGEEVDVVLDGGETFFGVESTIINLTVSPPVLLRPGPFTVEELNNLIGEIVIPKQITEGGEFNVALAPGMKYKHYAPKKNLYLVQKKSMFKEVLHVLRERRRVAALCSQETCEDVPEPKIILGSNDNLYTVAKNLFKSFRQLDDLDVDMGVMEPFPEKGIGLAIMNRAKKASGFMIIRSIEEAREIAGN; the protein is encoded by the coding sequence ATGATAGTGCTAAAAGTTGATCCACTAAATCCTGAAATTAATCTAATAAGAAGAGCGGCCGAAGTGATAAAGTCTGGGGGACTAGTAGCTTTCCCGACAGAGACAGTTTACGGGTTAGGGGGGAATGCCCTTAACCCCAGGGCAGCAGAGAAAGTTTTCAAGGCGAAGAGAAGGCCTATGGATAACCCACTCATTGTTCATATTGCAGACCTGAATCAGCTGGAAGAAGTGGCGGCTAACCTAAGCTCTGAGGTTATGGAATTTGCCCAGAAGGTTTGGCCTGGTCCCTTGACCTTTGTGTTAAAGAGGAATCCTAAAGTACCCCTAGAGACCACGGGAGGGTTGGAAACAGTGGCAGTTAGGATGCCAGCTCATCCTGTAGCGCTGCAACTAATTCGTGAGAGTGAGGTCCCCATAGCAGCTCCCAGCGCCAATTTAGCCACAAGACCTAGTCCCACCCTGGCTGAACACGTAATCCAGGATCTGGGAGAGGAGGTAGACGTTGTCTTAGACGGGGGAGAGACCTTCTTTGGAGTCGAGTCCACAATAATTAATCTGACAGTATCTCCTCCCGTGCTTCTTAGACCAGGTCCCTTTACAGTTGAAGAGTTGAACAACCTGATAGGTGAAATCGTAATTCCAAAGCAAATAACTGAAGGAGGAGAGTTTAACGTTGCCTTAGCCCCTGGTATGAAGTACAAACACTATGCCCCCAAGAAGAACCTGTACCTGGTTCAGAAGAAGTCCATGTTCAAGGAAGTGTTACACGTCCTAAGGGAGAGAAGGAGAGTAGCAGCTCTTTGCTCTCAGGAGACATGTGAAGATGTGCCTGAGCCCAAGATCATCTTGGGGAGCAACGATAACCTTTACACTGTAGCGAAAAACCTGTTCAAGTCATTTAGACAATTGGATGATCTGGATGTGGACATGGGAGTTATGGAACCTTTCCCTGAGAAGGGAATAGGTTTAGCTATCATGAATAGAGCTAAGAAAGCATCGGGTTTCATGATCATTCGCTCAATTGAGGAGGCAAGGGAAATTGCAGGTAATTAA
- a CDS encoding 3-hydroxypropionyl-CoA dehydratase, producing the protein MEFETIETKKEGNLFWITLNRPDKLNALNLKLLEELEKAVSVADSDQDVRVIIVTGKGKAFCAGADITQFNQLTPLDAWKFSRKGREVMDKIENLNKPSIAMINGYALGGGLELALACDIRIAAEEAQLGLPEINLGIYPGYGGTQRLTRTIGKGRALELMMTGDRIPAKDAERFGLVNHTVPLSNLESETRKMAEKISKKSPVALALIKEVVNKGIDSPLISGLSMESIGWGVIFSTEDKKEGVNAFLEKREPTFKGK; encoded by the coding sequence ATGGAATTTGAAACAATTGAAACTAAAAAAGAAGGAAATCTATTCTGGATAACATTAAATAGGCCAGACAAGTTGAACGCCCTTAATCTCAAGCTATTGGAAGAACTGGAGAAAGCTGTGTCCGTGGCTGATTCTGATCAGGACGTGAGGGTCATAATAGTAACTGGAAAAGGAAAGGCGTTTTGCGCAGGAGCAGACATAACCCAGTTTAATCAACTTACTCCATTGGATGCGTGGAAGTTTTCGAGGAAGGGGAGGGAAGTCATGGACAAGATCGAGAACCTCAATAAGCCCAGTATTGCCATGATTAATGGATACGCGCTAGGAGGAGGATTGGAGCTCGCTCTAGCCTGCGACATAAGGATAGCCGCGGAGGAAGCCCAGTTGGGTTTACCTGAGATTAATCTAGGCATATACCCTGGTTATGGAGGAACCCAGAGATTGACTCGAACCATAGGGAAAGGGAGGGCATTGGAGTTGATGATGACCGGTGATAGGATTCCCGCAAAGGATGCAGAGAGATTCGGATTGGTTAATCACACGGTTCCGCTGTCCAATCTCGAATCTGAAACAAGAAAAATGGCAGAAAAAATATCCAAGAAGTCACCTGTAGCCCTGGCTCTAATAAAAGAAGTTGTAAATAAGGGAATCGACTCCCCTCTGATTTCAGGTCTTTCCATGGAAAGTATAGGCTGGGGAGTTATCTTCTCGACTGAGGACAAGAAGGAAGGAGTCAATGCCTTCCTCGAGAAGAGAGAACCAACATTTAAGGGAAAATAA
- a CDS encoding biotin--[acetyl-CoA-carboxylase] ligase produces the protein MQVIKLSKVTSTQDFAEAISEMIDDDFVVVAEEQTRARGRYGREWYSPKGGLWVTYVIKGFDVAQIGMSTLRAALAIRKTLSKLVEAKIRWPNDVVVKDRKVSGVLLEAVTMGNKSTGFLGFGINTNVSSFPPGIKATSIKNETGIEVENEKLLKEVISEINAYLSLDSESVISELNENLSIKERKVKLKGRDWERECVALFVDRFGRLVTECGIMEVEEVLRLETS, from the coding sequence TTGCAGGTAATTAAGTTAAGTAAGGTCACCTCTACCCAAGACTTCGCAGAAGCCATAAGTGAGATGATAGATGATGATTTCGTAGTTGTGGCAGAGGAGCAAACCAGGGCCAGGGGTAGATATGGAAGGGAGTGGTATTCTCCCAAAGGTGGGTTATGGGTAACCTACGTGATCAAAGGCTTCGACGTGGCTCAGATAGGCATGTCCACTCTAAGGGCAGCGTTGGCCATAAGGAAGACCTTGTCCAAGTTAGTTGAGGCTAAGATTAGATGGCCAAACGATGTGGTTGTGAAGGATAGAAAGGTCTCTGGAGTTCTCCTGGAAGCGGTAACAATGGGAAATAAAAGCACAGGCTTCCTGGGCTTCGGGATAAATACCAATGTTTCTTCATTCCCTCCAGGTATAAAAGCGACTTCAATTAAGAACGAGACGGGGATAGAGGTGGAAAACGAGAAGCTCCTAAAGGAAGTTATCAGTGAAATAAATGCCTACCTTTCACTGGACTCAGAAAGCGTAATTTCTGAGTTAAACGAAAACTTGTCTATTAAGGAAAGGAAAGTCAAATTGAAAGGTAGGGACTGGGAAAGAGAGTGCGTAGCGTTATTTGTGGATAGATTTGGTAGATTGGTTACCGAGTGCGGTATCATGGAAGTAGAGGAAGTTCTAAGACTTGAAACGTCTTAA